Sequence from the Microbacterium sp. 1.5R genome:
AGCTGTCGCTGCTCGCCCTCATCGAAGTCATCGGCGAGACCTTTGAGCTGTTCCTCGGACTGCTCGAGCATGGTCGCCGCGGCGGAGATCGCGCCGATGGCGATCGACGAGACGAGTTGCGCAGGCGGAACCAGGAACGCGCACATCACCCCGAACGCCCCGCCGCCGATGTTCATCGACCCGGCGGCGTTCTCGGCGAGCCTGACATCCGACGCGATCTGGCCGACGCGCTGCGCGTGCCTGCGCACCGTCTCGGTGTCTACCGCGATCAGCTCCGCCATCAGCGGTACTCGATCCGTGGCTGGCCGTCCTGACTCGGGTCGGGGAGCTGAGCGATCTCTTCACGCAGGTGCTCGACGGCTGCGTCGTCCGCGCCGAACGCCTCGGCGGCGATCT
This genomic interval carries:
- a CDS encoding type VII secretion target; amino-acid sequence: MAELIAVDTETVRRHAQRVGQIASDVRLAENAAGSMNIGGGAFGVMCAFLVPPAQLVSSIAIGAISAAATMLEQSEEQLKGLADDFDEGEQRQLDTISGLMASVEGGVR